The following are encoded in a window of Candidatus Nitrosotalea sinensis genomic DNA:
- a CDS encoding muconolactone Delta-isomerase family protein, which translates to MEYLVEAENIDGLIPMKDVPDYISHIVIPSYEKLIKLESEHKIKGGLLAGQRAGAFIMDASSPEELGKVLKSIPFWGMVKWKVTPLQSFKSALEQDGSIAKMLSGD; encoded by the coding sequence ATGGAATATCTAGTTGAAGCAGAAAACATTGATGGTCTAATCCCAATGAAAGATGTGCCTGACTATATCAGCCACATTGTGATTCCAAGCTATGAGAAATTGATCAAACTGGAATCTGAACACAAGATAAAAGGAGGACTCTTGGCAGGGCAACGAGCAGGCGCATTCATAATGGATGCATCCTCACCTGAAGAGCTAGGTAAAGTGCTAAAATCTATTCCTTTTTGGGGAATGGTAAAGTGGAAAGTAACTCCTCTCCAATCATTCAAGTCAGCCTTGGAACAAGACGGCTCTATTGCAAAAATGCTCTCAGGAGATTAG